The following are from one region of the Methyloversatilis discipulorum genome:
- the norR gene encoding nitric oxide reductase transcriptional regulator NorR — protein sequence MESLLLADLVSELPPAVRLQRLVSSLRAHFDCGAVALLKLEEDGLRPLAVDGLVRETLGRRFVVGQHPRLATILSRRDITSFDHDSTLPDPYDGLLDTRVGEPLPVHDCMGTSLHVEGQTWGALTLDALQTGTFTEAARDDLRRFTLLVEAAVRVTRLEQDLHALRLSRGGEPAGARATADETEIIGHSDVIQRLLHELKVVAESELPVLLLGETGVGKELFARHLHRHSRRAAQPLVHVNCAALPESLAESELFGHVKGAFSGATTDRPGRFEAADGGTLFLDEVGELPLTVQAKLLRALQNGEIQRLGADQPRRVDVRVIAATNRTLRDSVREGAFRADLYHRLSVYPVPIPPLRERGSDVLLLAGRFLELNRARLGLRSLRLSPEAEDALCRYPWPGNVRELEHVISRAALKVVSRGAARTDIVSLPAELLDLDGPALLGVTAPRPTDEAIPATLMPLRDAVDATQRRLVRAALDACGGNWADAARRLDVDPSNLHKLARRLGLK from the coding sequence ATGGAATCCCTGCTGCTTGCCGACCTGGTGTCGGAACTGCCGCCCGCGGTGCGGCTGCAGCGCCTGGTGTCCAGCCTGCGCGCCCACTTCGACTGCGGCGCTGTCGCGCTGCTGAAACTGGAAGAGGACGGGCTGCGCCCGCTCGCGGTCGACGGTCTGGTGCGCGAAACACTGGGCCGGCGCTTCGTCGTCGGTCAGCACCCGCGACTGGCCACCATCCTGTCGCGCCGCGACATCACCAGCTTCGATCACGACAGCACGCTGCCCGACCCGTACGACGGCCTGCTCGACACCCGCGTCGGCGAGCCACTGCCGGTACACGACTGCATGGGCACCAGCCTGCACGTCGAGGGCCAGACCTGGGGCGCGCTGACGCTGGACGCGCTGCAGACAGGCACCTTCACCGAGGCGGCGCGCGACGATCTGCGTCGCTTCACCTTGCTGGTCGAGGCGGCGGTGCGCGTGACCCGGCTGGAACAGGACCTGCACGCGCTGCGCCTGTCGCGTGGCGGCGAGCCGGCAGGCGCGCGCGCCACTGCGGACGAGACTGAAATCATCGGCCACAGCGACGTGATCCAGCGCCTGCTGCACGAACTGAAGGTGGTGGCCGAGTCCGAGCTGCCGGTGCTGCTGCTCGGCGAAACCGGCGTCGGCAAGGAACTGTTCGCCCGTCATCTGCACCGCCATTCGCGCCGCGCCGCGCAGCCGCTGGTGCATGTGAACTGCGCCGCGCTGCCGGAATCGCTGGCCGAGAGCGAACTGTTCGGCCATGTGAAAGGCGCCTTCTCCGGCGCCACCACCGACCGGCCGGGCCGCTTCGAGGCGGCCGACGGTGGCACGCTGTTCCTCGACGAGGTCGGCGAACTGCCGCTGACCGTTCAGGCCAAGCTGCTGCGTGCGCTGCAGAACGGTGAAATCCAGCGCTTGGGCGCCGACCAGCCGCGACGCGTCGACGTACGCGTGATCGCGGCAACCAACCGCACGCTGCGCGACAGCGTGCGCGAGGGCGCCTTCCGCGCCGACCTCTATCACCGGCTTTCGGTGTATCCGGTACCGATACCGCCGCTGCGCGAGCGCGGCAGCGACGTGCTGCTGCTGGCCGGTCGCTTCCTCGAACTGAACCGCGCCCGGCTCGGCCTGCGCAGCCTGCGCCTGTCGCCCGAGGCGGAAGACGCGCTCTGTCGCTATCCGTGGCCGGGCAATGTGCGCGAGCTGGAACACGTGATCAGCCGTGCCGCGTTGAAGGTGGTGAGCCGTGGTGCTGCGCGCACCGACATCGTGTCGCTGCCGGCCGAACTGCTCGACCTGGACGGCCCGGCGCTGCTCGGCGTCACGGCACCCCGGCCCACCGACGAAGCGATACCTGCCACCCTGATGCCACTGCGCGACGCGGTCGACGCGACGCAGCGCCGGCTGGTGCGGGCGGCGCTCGACGCCTGCGGCGGCAACTGGGCCGACGCCGCGCGTCGGCTGGACGTCGACCCGAGCAATCTGCACAAGCTCGCTCGCCGGCTCGGCCTCAAATGA
- the ytfE gene encoding iron-sulfur cluster repair protein YtfE, with the protein MFHEHKLDFCCGGKHSLQEAAAERGIDVQPIVDRLRTLASLATREERDWRTVPAATLIEHILFRFHDRHREQLPELIRLARRVEQVHGDRPDCPVGLADHLTVMQQELESHMQKEEQVLFPMLARGHAMALQGPVTVMRNEHDQHGEALQRLEALTNDITLPRGACNTWRALYVGLAALREDLMEHIHLENNILFEGLNPAPAEAETAHG; encoded by the coding sequence GTGTTCCACGAACACAAGCTCGATTTCTGCTGCGGCGGCAAGCACAGCTTGCAGGAAGCGGCCGCCGAGCGCGGCATCGACGTGCAGCCCATCGTCGATCGCCTGCGCACCCTTGCGTCGCTGGCCACGCGCGAGGAACGCGACTGGCGCACGGTACCGGCGGCAACGCTGATCGAACACATCCTGTTCCGCTTCCATGACCGTCATCGCGAACAGCTGCCGGAACTGATCCGCCTCGCGCGCCGGGTCGAGCAGGTTCACGGCGATCGCCCGGATTGCCCGGTCGGTCTGGCCGACCACCTGACCGTGATGCAGCAGGAACTGGAAAGCCATATGCAGAAGGAGGAGCAGGTGCTGTTCCCGATGCTCGCCCGCGGACACGCGATGGCACTGCAGGGGCCGGTCACGGTGATGCGCAACGAGCACGACCAGCACGGCGAAGCGCTGCAGCGGCTGGAGGCGCTGACCAATGACATCACGCTGCCGCGCGGCGCCTGCAATACCTGGCGCGCGCTCTACGTCGGCCTGGCCGCGCTGCGCGAAGACCTGATGGAACACATCCACCTCGAGAACAACATCCTGTTCGAGGGGCTGAATCCGGCACCGGCCGAGGCGGAGACCGCTCATGGGTAA
- a CDS encoding nitric-oxide reductase large subunit, whose protein sequence is MGNYRRLWFTLIGVLIVTFSLLGYYGVEVYRSAPPIPQQIVSDDGRVLYTHDGILDGQTAWQSVGGMQLGSIWGHGAYQAPDWTADWLHRELLAWLDLAAQDAHGKPYAELDADTQALLAARLKREYRRNTYDAASGIATVSTLRAKAIEHTAAYYAELFGDAPALQGSRESYAMKENTLPDPQRRAQLAGFFFWTAWVAATERPGTSATYTNNWPHEPLIGNAPTAENVVWSIVSVVVMMAGVGFLIWGWSFLRKQDESDPAAPAQDPLTRVALTPSQRALGKYLFLVVALFVFQVMLGGFTAHYTVEGQTFYGIDVSQWFPYSLVRTWHIQSALFWIATGFLAAGLFLAPLIHGGRDPKYQKLGVDVLFWALVVVVVGSFVGNYLAIAQIMPPELNFWLGHQGYEYVDLGRVWQIGKFVGVALWLVLMLRGMVPALRTPGGDKNLLALLTASVVAIGLFYGAGFAYGERTHLSVMEYWRWWVVHLWVEGFFEVFATTALAFIFSTLGLVSGRMATAASLASASLFMLGGVPGTFHHLYFAGTTTPVMAVGASFSALEVVPLVVLGHEAWENWRLKDRAPWMARLKWPLMCFVAVAFWNMLGAGVFGFMINPPISLYYVQGLNTTPVHAHAALFGVYGFLALGFTLLVLRYVRPQLEFGERLMKTGFWGLNVGLVLMIATSLLPIGLIQFHASVSQGLWYARSEAFMQQPLLETLRWVRTFGDVVFIVGALALAWQVVSGVFGRSGHAPARTAALAGARR, encoded by the coding sequence ATGGGTAACTATCGCAGGCTGTGGTTCACGCTGATCGGCGTGCTCATCGTCACCTTCTCGCTGCTCGGGTACTACGGCGTCGAGGTGTATCGCAGCGCGCCGCCGATACCGCAGCAGATCGTCAGCGACGACGGCCGCGTTCTGTATACGCACGACGGCATCCTCGACGGGCAGACCGCCTGGCAGTCGGTCGGCGGCATGCAGCTCGGCTCTATCTGGGGTCATGGCGCCTACCAGGCGCCGGACTGGACCGCGGACTGGCTGCACCGCGAACTGCTGGCCTGGCTGGATCTGGCCGCGCAGGACGCTCACGGCAAGCCGTATGCCGAACTCGACGCCGACACCCAGGCGCTGCTCGCCGCGCGTCTGAAGCGCGAGTACCGTCGCAACACCTACGACGCAGCCAGCGGCATCGCCACCGTATCGACGCTGCGCGCGAAGGCGATCGAGCACACCGCTGCCTACTACGCCGAGCTGTTCGGCGACGCGCCGGCGCTGCAGGGCTCGCGCGAAAGCTACGCGATGAAGGAGAACACGCTGCCCGATCCGCAGCGGCGCGCGCAGCTTGCCGGCTTCTTCTTCTGGACTGCCTGGGTGGCCGCGACAGAGCGGCCCGGCACCAGCGCCACCTACACCAACAACTGGCCGCACGAACCGCTGATCGGCAATGCGCCGACGGCGGAGAACGTCGTGTGGTCCATCGTCAGCGTGGTGGTGATGATGGCCGGCGTCGGCTTCCTGATCTGGGGCTGGTCCTTCCTGCGCAAGCAGGACGAGAGCGACCCGGCCGCGCCGGCGCAGGACCCGCTGACGCGCGTCGCGCTGACGCCGTCGCAGCGCGCGCTCGGCAAATATCTCTTCCTGGTGGTGGCGCTGTTCGTGTTCCAGGTCATGCTGGGCGGCTTCACCGCGCACTACACGGTCGAGGGCCAGACCTTCTACGGAATCGACGTATCGCAGTGGTTCCCGTATTCGCTGGTGCGTACCTGGCACATCCAGAGCGCGCTGTTCTGGATCGCCACCGGCTTCCTCGCCGCGGGGCTGTTCCTGGCGCCGCTGATCCACGGCGGGCGCGATCCGAAATACCAGAAGCTGGGTGTCGATGTGCTGTTCTGGGCGCTGGTCGTGGTGGTGGTCGGCTCCTTCGTCGGCAACTATCTGGCAATCGCGCAGATCATGCCGCCGGAGCTGAACTTCTGGCTCGGCCACCAGGGCTACGAGTACGTCGACCTCGGCCGCGTCTGGCAGATCGGCAAGTTCGTCGGCGTCGCGCTGTGGCTGGTGCTGATGCTGCGCGGCATGGTACCGGCGCTGCGCACGCCTGGCGGCGACAAGAACCTGCTGGCGCTGCTGACCGCGTCGGTGGTGGCGATCGGCCTGTTCTACGGCGCCGGCTTCGCCTACGGCGAGCGCACCCACCTGTCGGTGATGGAGTACTGGCGCTGGTGGGTCGTGCACCTTTGGGTCGAAGGCTTCTTCGAGGTGTTCGCGACCACCGCGCTGGCCTTCATCTTTTCGACGCTCGGCCTGGTGTCCGGCCGCATGGCGACGGCGGCCAGCTTGGCCTCGGCCTCGCTGTTCATGCTGGGCGGCGTGCCCGGCACCTTCCACCATCTGTACTTCGCCGGCACGACCACGCCGGTGATGGCAGTCGGCGCCTCATTCAGCGCACTCGAGGTGGTGCCGCTGGTCGTGCTCGGCCACGAGGCGTGGGAGAACTGGCGCCTGAAGGACCGTGCGCCGTGGATGGCCAGGCTGAAGTGGCCGCTCATGTGCTTCGTCGCAGTCGCGTTCTGGAACATGCTCGGCGCCGGCGTATTCGGCTTCATGATCAACCCGCCGATCTCGCTCTACTACGTGCAGGGTCTGAACACGACGCCGGTGCATGCGCATGCCGCCCTGTTCGGTGTCTATGGCTTCCTCGCCCTCGGCTTCACGCTGCTGGTACTGCGCTATGTCCGGCCGCAGCTGGAGTTCGGCGAGCGTCTGATGAAGACCGGCTTCTGGGGGCTCAACGTCGGGCTGGTACTGATGATCGCCACCAGCCTGCTGCCGATCGGCCTGATCCAGTTCCACGCCAGCGTCAGTCAGGGGCTGTGGTACGCACGCAGCGAGGCATTCATGCAGCAGCCGCTGCTGGAAACGCTGCGCTGGGTGCGCACCTTCGGCGACGTGGTGTTCATCGTCGGCGCTCTGGCGCTGGCCTGGCAGGTGGTGAGCGGCGTGTTCGGGCGCTCCGGCCACGCGCCGGCTCGGACTGCCGCGCTGGCTGGCGCCCGCCGATGA